The DNA window TCTGATGGAAAAGCGGAACCGACGATCGTTCTCGAAGGAGTACAAGGCAGAAGTCGTGGCGCTGGTGCGCAAGGGCGGCAAGAGCATCGGTGCGGTGGCGAGTGATCTGGATCTCTCAGAAACGGCGATTCGCCGTTGGGTCGGCCAGGCCGAGATTGA is part of the bacterium genome and encodes:
- a CDS encoding transposase; this translates as MEKRNRRSFSKEYKAEVVALVRKGGKSIGAVASDLDLSETAIRRWVGQAEI